A section of the Brassica napus cultivar Da-Ae unplaced genomic scaffold, Da-Ae ScsIHWf_2968;HRSCAF=3754, whole genome shotgun sequence genome encodes:
- the LOC125602758 gene encoding photosystem II CP47 reaction center protein codes for MGLPWYRVHTVVLNDPGRLLSVHIMHTALVAGWAGSMALYELAVFDPSDPVLDPMWRQGMFVIPFMTRLGITNSWGGWNITGGTITNPGLWSYEGVAAAHIVFSGLCFLAAIWHWVYWDLEIFCDERTGKPSLDLPKIFGIHLFLSGVACFGFGAFHVTGLYGPGIWVSDPYGLTGKVQPVNPAWGVEGFDPFVPGGIASHHIAAGTLGILAGLFHLSVRPPQRLYKGLRMGNIETVLSSSIAAVFFAAFIVAGTMWYGSATTPIELFGPTRYQWDQGYFQQEIYRRVSAGLAENQSVSEAWSKIPEKLAFYDYIGNNPAKGGLFRAGSMDNGDGIAVGWLGHPVFRNKEGRELFVRRMPTFFETFPVVLVDGDGIVRADVPFRRAESKYSVEQVGVTVEFYGGELNGVSYSDPATVKKYARRAQLGEIFELDRATLKSDGVFRSSPRGWFTFGHASFALLFFFGHIWHGSRTLFRDVFAGIDPDLDAQVEFGAFQKLGDPTTKRQAV; via the coding sequence ATGGGTTTGCCTTGGTATCGTGTTCATACTGTTGTATTGAATGATCCCGGTCGTTTGCTTTCGGTTCATATAATGCATACTGCTCTGGTTGCTGGTTGGGCCGGTTCCATGGCTCTATATGAATTAGCTGTTTTTGATCCCTCCGACCCTGTTCTTGATCCAATGTGGAGACAAGGTATGTTCGTTATACCTTTCATGACTCGTTTAGGAATAACCAATTCATGGGGCGGTTGGAATATTACAGGAGGGACTATAACGAATCCGGGTCTTTGGAGTTACGAAGGGGTAGCCGCAGCACATATCGTGTTTTCTGGCTTGTGCTTCTTGGCAGCTATTTGGCATTGGGTATATTGGGATCTAGAAATTTTTTGTGATGAACGTACAGGAAAACCTTCTTTGGATTTGCCCAAGATTTTTggaattcatttatttctttcaggAGTGGCTTGCTTTGGTTTTGGCGCATTTCATGTAACAGGATTATATGGTCCTGGAATATGGGTATCCGACCCTTATGGACTAACCGGAAAGGTCCAACCCGTAAATCCGGCGTGGGGCGTGGAGGGTTTTGACCCTTTTGTTCCGGGAGGAATAGCCTCTCATCATATTGCAGCAGGGACGTTGGGTATATTAGCGGGCTTATTCCATCTTAGTGTTCGTCCGCCTCAACGTCTATACAAAGGATTACGTATGGGAAATATTGAAACCGTCCTTTCCAGTAGTATTGCTGCTGTCTTTTTTGCAGCTTTTATTGTTGCTGGAACTATGTGGTATGGTTCTGCAACTACTCCCATCGAATTATTTGGTCCTACTCGTTATCAATGGGATCAGGGATACTTTCAACAAGAAATATATCGAAGAGTTAGTGCCGGACTAGCTGAAAATCAAAGTGTATCAGAAGCTTGGTCTAAAATTCCTGAAAAATTagctttttatgattatattgGTAATAATCCAGCAAAAGGGGGATTATTCCGAGCGGGTTCAATGGACAATGGGGATGGAATAGCTGTTGGATGGTTAGGACACCCCGTCTTTAGAAATAAAGAAGGGCGTGAACTTTTTGTACGCCGTATGCCtactttttttgaaacatttccGGTTGTTTTGGTAGACGGAGACGGAATTGTTAGAGCCGACGTCCCGTTTAGAAGGGCAGAATCTAAATATAGTGTCGAACAAGTAGGTGTAACTGTTGAGTTTTATGGTGGTGAACTCAATGGAGTAAGTTATAGTGATCCCGCAACTGTGAAAAAATATGCTAGACGGGCTCAATTGGGTGAGATTTTTGAATTAGATCGTGCTACTTTGAAATCCGATGGTGTTTTTCGTAGCAGTCCAAGAGGTTGGTTTACTTTTGGGCATGCTTCGTTTGCTCTACTTTTCTTCTTTGGACACATTTGGCATGGTTCTAGAACCCTCTTCAGAGATGTTTTTGCTGGTATTGATCCAGATTTGGATGCTCAGGTGGAATTTGGGGCATTCCAAAAACTTGGAGATCCAACTACAAAAAGACAAGCAGTCTGA